The Serratia rhizosphaerae genome has a segment encoding these proteins:
- the panB gene encoding 3-methyl-2-oxobutanoate hydroxymethyltransferase, translating into MKPTTVTHLRQWKQEQRKFATLTAYDASFARLFEEQGIKLMLVGDSLGMTLQGHDSTLPVTVADIAYHTRAVRRGAPACLLLADLPFMGYATPEQTFANAAEVMRAGANMIKIEGGSWLCDTVKMLVDRAVPVCGHLGLTPQSVNIFGGYKVQGRDEAAANQLIEDARNLEQAGIQLLVLECVPTELARKITAMLSIPVIGIGAGNGTDGQILVMHDAFGITGGHTPKFAKNFLAQSGDLRSAVQQYIQEVEQGIYPAAEHSFN; encoded by the coding sequence ATGAAACCCACCACCGTGACCCACTTACGCCAGTGGAAACAGGAGCAGCGCAAATTTGCGACGCTGACCGCCTACGATGCCAGCTTCGCCAGACTGTTTGAAGAACAGGGTATCAAACTCATGCTGGTTGGCGACTCACTGGGCATGACGCTGCAGGGACACGACTCCACGCTGCCGGTCACCGTGGCCGACATCGCCTATCACACCCGCGCGGTACGCCGCGGCGCGCCGGCCTGCCTGCTGCTGGCCGATCTGCCGTTTATGGGATACGCCACTCCGGAACAGACCTTCGCCAACGCGGCGGAAGTGATGCGCGCCGGCGCCAATATGATCAAAATCGAAGGCGGCAGCTGGCTGTGCGATACGGTGAAGATGTTGGTGGATCGCGCCGTACCGGTGTGCGGCCACCTGGGGCTGACCCCGCAGTCGGTCAATATCTTCGGCGGCTACAAGGTGCAGGGCCGCGATGAGGCGGCAGCCAACCAGCTGATTGAAGACGCCAGAAATCTGGAGCAGGCCGGCATTCAGCTGCTGGTGCTGGAGTGCGTGCCGACCGAGCTGGCGCGTAAAATCACCGCCATGCTGTCTATTCCGGTGATCGGCATCGGCGCGGGCAACGGCACCGACGGTCAGATTCTGGTGATGCACGACGCCTTTGGCATCACCGGCGGCCATACGCCGAAATTCGCCAAAAACTTCCTCGCCCAAAGCGGCGATCTGCGCAGCGCGGTGCAGCAATATATTCAGGAAGTCGAACAGGGTATTTATCCTGCGGCCGAACACTCATTTAACTAA
- a CDS encoding polysaccharide deacetylase family protein: protein MRFHIKIAATLAGVLTSLLAPAASAGLVSADNALKSGYMEAKRDSEIYSLIGEQVIPVGEVKEGQLVQVFPADAEYYELKFGHGVGFIDKDDVDRLNRAQAEKVKDPLGELNKPLTNQNLITHKAINVYTAADNKSEIFGILEENLRYPIIGRLKDRLNNTWYEINLGDRLGYVSELDCEVDNGIPVLTYHHLLKNDENKRFRHTSTTTSDVAFSNQMTYLKQAGYDTISLYQLEAYLKNRINLPGKAVVLTFDDGLKSVYRYAYPVLKQYGFRATAFIISSRIKRHPQKWNPDSLQFMSISELKQLQDVFDIQSHTHFLHRIDGYKRPILLSRSLHNITFDFERSRRALSQFNPHVLYLSYPFGAYNQKAVQAAEDAGFHLAVTTVQGKVKPGDNPYKLKRLYILRTDSLQTMADRIANKPGTVVQ, encoded by the coding sequence ATGCGGTTTCACATCAAAATAGCGGCCACGCTGGCTGGCGTGTTGACGTCGCTGCTGGCGCCTGCGGCGTCGGCCGGCCTGGTGTCGGCAGACAACGCGCTAAAATCCGGTTATATGGAAGCAAAACGCGACAGCGAAATCTATTCGCTGATTGGCGAACAGGTCATTCCGGTGGGAGAAGTGAAGGAAGGGCAGCTGGTGCAGGTCTTTCCGGCGGACGCGGAATATTATGAGCTGAAGTTCGGCCACGGCGTGGGGTTTATCGATAAGGATGACGTCGATCGCCTCAACAGGGCGCAGGCGGAAAAGGTGAAAGATCCGTTGGGTGAGCTGAACAAGCCGCTGACCAATCAGAACCTGATTACCCATAAAGCAATCAACGTCTACACCGCAGCGGATAACAAAAGCGAAATCTTCGGCATTCTGGAAGAGAACCTGCGCTACCCGATTATCGGCCGGCTGAAGGATCGGTTGAATAACACCTGGTATGAAATCAATCTCGGCGACCGGCTCGGTTACGTCAGCGAGCTGGACTGTGAGGTCGATAACGGTATCCCGGTGCTGACCTACCACCACCTGCTGAAAAACGACGAGAATAAGCGTTTTCGGCATACCTCCACTACCACCTCGGACGTGGCCTTCAGCAATCAGATGACCTACCTGAAGCAGGCCGGTTATGACACCATTTCGCTCTATCAGCTGGAAGCCTATCTGAAGAACCGGATTAACCTGCCGGGCAAAGCGGTGGTGCTGACCTTTGACGACGGCCTGAAATCGGTATACCGCTATGCCTATCCGGTGCTGAAACAGTACGGCTTCCGCGCGACGGCGTTTATTATTTCGTCACGCATCAAGCGTCATCCGCAGAAGTGGAACCCGGACTCGCTGCAGTTTATGAGCATTTCAGAGCTGAAGCAGCTGCAGGATGTGTTTGATATCCAGTCGCATACCCACTTCCTGCACCGCATCGACGGCTATAAACGGCCGATCCTGCTGAGCCGCAGCCTGCACAATATCACGTTTGATTTTGAGCGCTCACGCCGCGCGCTGTCGCAGTTCAACCCGCATGTGCTGTACCTTTCCTACCCGTTCGGCGCCTATAACCAGAAGGCGGTGCAGGCTGCAGAAGACGCCGGCTTCCATCTGGCGGTGACGACGGTGCAGGGAAAAGTAAAGCCGGGCGACAACCCGTATAAGCTGAAACGGCTGTATATTCTGCGCACCGATTCGCTCCAGACGATGGCGGACCGCATCGCCAATAAGCCGGGCACGGTGGTGCAGTAA
- a CDS encoding ABC transporter permease, whose product MTRLYWVALQSIWAKEVHRFARIWVQTLVPPVITMTLYFIIFGNLIGSQIGSMHGFTYMQFIVPGLIMMAVITNSYANVASSFFSAKFQRNIEELLVAPVPTHVVIAGYVGGGVARGICVGVLVTAISLFFVPLQIHAWWVIAVTLLLTAILFSLGGLLNAVFATTFDDISLIPTFVLTPLTYLGGVFYSLSLLPPFWQAVSKLNPIVYMISGFRYGFLGVHDVPLTLTMAVLLAFIAVFYLLAWYLIERGRGLRT is encoded by the coding sequence ATGACACGTTTGTACTGGGTGGCATTGCAGAGCATCTGGGCGAAAGAAGTGCACCGTTTTGCGCGCATCTGGGTGCAGACCCTGGTGCCGCCGGTAATCACCATGACGCTGTATTTTATCATCTTCGGTAATCTGATCGGTTCGCAAATCGGCAGTATGCATGGTTTCACCTACATGCAGTTTATCGTGCCCGGTCTGATTATGATGGCGGTGATCACCAACTCGTACGCCAACGTCGCCTCATCGTTCTTCAGCGCCAAATTCCAGCGCAATATCGAAGAGCTGCTGGTGGCGCCGGTGCCGACCCACGTGGTGATTGCCGGTTACGTCGGCGGCGGTGTGGCGCGCGGCATCTGCGTGGGCGTGCTGGTGACGGCAATCTCGCTGTTCTTCGTGCCGCTGCAGATCCACGCCTGGTGGGTGATTGCCGTCACGCTGCTGCTGACGGCGATCCTGTTTTCGCTGGGCGGCCTGCTTAATGCGGTCTTCGCCACCACCTTTGACGATATCAGCCTGATTCCGACCTTCGTGCTGACGCCGCTGACCTATCTGGGCGGGGTGTTCTACTCGCTGTCGCTGCTGCCGCCGTTCTGGCAGGCGGTGTCGAAGCTGAACCCGATCGTGTATATGATCAGCGGCTTCCGCTACGGCTTCCTCGGCGTGCACGACGTGCCGCTGACGCTGACCATGGCGGTGCTGCTGGCGTTTATCGCGGTGTTCTACCTGCTGGCCTGGTATCTCATTGAGCGCGGCCGCGGTCTGCGCACCTGA
- a CDS encoding YacC family pilotin-like protein: protein MKKTTLLILLLSTLGFSNASLALNESEAEDLADLTAVFVYLKNNCGYKDLPNEQVKRAIVYFAQQNRWDLSNYNHFDMKALGEDSYRDLSGIAIPTPTKCKSLARDSLSLLAYAN, encoded by the coding sequence ATGAAAAAGACAACTTTATTGATACTGTTGCTGAGTACGCTGGGCTTTTCCAACGCCAGCCTGGCGCTCAATGAATCAGAGGCGGAAGACCTGGCGGATCTGACCGCGGTGTTTGTGTACCTGAAAAACAACTGTGGTTACAAAGATTTGCCTAACGAGCAGGTCAAACGAGCCATCGTCTATTTTGCCCAGCAGAACCGTTGGGATCTCAGCAACTATAATCACTTTGATATGAAAGCCTTGGGCGAGGACAGCTACCGCGATCTCAGCGGCATCGCCATCCCCACGCCGACCAAGTGCAAATCGCTGGCACGCGACTCCCTCAGCCTGCTGGCCTACGCCAACTAA
- a CDS encoding DUF943 family protein, producing the protein MRDAKSAKGKVFFIFISAVFTVFLLYLMLRPVKIIGFHSLSDDVNVILVDNFPLTDKGKIDWWLKNEKKLEEMNEIPDGNGDGYYHIDFLDFGDGYKEEGKYDRLCFYDMNTEKNCIDKNIVFSVSKSRNLGTVFTTYEGRYRLGKNDEIIEDKISFKVW; encoded by the coding sequence ATGAGAGATGCTAAGAGTGCTAAAGGAAAGGTTTTTTTTATCTTTATTAGTGCTGTATTTACTGTTTTTTTATTATACTTAATGCTTCGTCCAGTTAAAATTATTGGGTTTCATTCCCTTAGTGATGATGTTAACGTTATTTTAGTAGATAATTTTCCGCTAACTGATAAAGGAAAGATTGACTGGTGGTTAAAAAATGAAAAGAAATTAGAAGAAATGAATGAAATACCTGATGGAAATGGAGATGGGTATTATCATATTGATTTTCTTGATTTTGGTGATGGATATAAAGAAGAAGGTAAGTATGATCGCCTTTGCTTTTATGATATGAATACAGAAAAAAACTGCATTGATAAAAACATCGTTTTTTCTGTTAGTAAAAGTCGTAATTTGGGAACTGTGTTTACAACTTATGAGGGACGCTACAGATTGGGGAAAAACGATGAAATTATTGAGGATAAGATTTCCTTTAAAGTCTGGTGA
- a CDS encoding ABC transporter ATP-binding protein yields the protein MNYALELTQLTKTYAGGVKALRGVDLRVEAGDFYALLGPNGAGKSTTIGIISSLVNKTSGKVQVFGYDTDKDIVNAKRQLGLVPQEFNFNPFETVMQIVVNQAGYYGVTRRDALSRAEKYLTQLDLWEKRNERARMLSGGMKRRLMIARALMHQPKLLILDEPTAGVDIELRRSMWGFLKDLNAQGTTIILTTHYLEEAEMLCRNIGIIQNGELVENTSMKGLLAKLKSETFILDLAAKSPLPALDGYHSRLVDTSTLEVEVMREQGLNGLFSQLSAQGVQVLSMRNKANRLEELFVTLVNGNGEKA from the coding sequence ATGAATTATGCACTGGAATTAACACAGTTGACCAAGACCTACGCCGGCGGGGTCAAGGCATTGCGCGGTGTCGACCTTCGTGTCGAAGCCGGTGATTTCTATGCCTTGCTGGGGCCGAACGGCGCGGGGAAATCCACCACAATCGGCATCATCAGCTCGCTGGTGAACAAAACCTCCGGCAAGGTGCAGGTGTTTGGTTACGACACTGACAAAGACATCGTCAACGCCAAACGCCAGCTGGGGCTGGTGCCGCAGGAATTCAACTTCAACCCGTTTGAAACCGTGATGCAGATTGTGGTCAATCAGGCGGGCTATTACGGCGTGACGCGGCGCGATGCGCTGTCGCGCGCGGAAAAATACCTGACGCAGCTGGACCTGTGGGAAAAACGCAACGAGCGGGCGCGCATGCTGTCCGGCGGGATGAAACGCCGCCTGATGATCGCCCGTGCGCTGATGCATCAGCCCAAGCTGCTGATCCTCGATGAGCCGACCGCCGGGGTGGATATTGAACTGCGCCGCTCCATGTGGGGCTTCCTGAAAGACCTCAATGCGCAGGGCACCACCATCATTCTGACGACCCACTATCTGGAAGAGGCAGAGATGCTGTGCCGCAATATCGGCATTATCCAGAACGGCGAGCTGGTGGAGAACACCTCGATGAAAGGGCTGCTGGCGAAGCTGAAGTCGGAGACCTTTATCCTCGATCTGGCGGCGAAAAGCCCGCTGCCGGCGCTGGACGGCTATCACAGCCGCCTGGTCGACACCTCGACGCTGGAAGTGGAAGTAATGCGCGAACAGGGGCTGAACGGGCTGTTCAGCCAACTGAGCGCGCAGGGCGTACAGGTGCTGAGCATGCGCAACAAGGCCAACCGGCTGGAAGAGCTGTTTGTCACCCTGGTTAATGGTAATGGAGAAAAAGCATGA
- the can gene encoding carbonate dehydratase, which yields MKEIERLIANNQAWSSNINQEDPEFFERLAQAQKPRFLWIGCSDSRVPAERLTGMEPGELFVHRNVANLVIHTDLNCLSVVQYAVDVLQVEHIIICGHLGCGGVQAAVENPELGLINNWLLHIRDLWYKHSPQLEKLEKEECLNALCEINVIEQVHNLGHSTIMQSAWQRGQKVMIHGWVYGIQDGRLRDLDVTATSRESLELGYNKGISTLLQSKGLQQP from the coding sequence ATGAAAGAGATCGAAAGGCTAATTGCCAACAACCAAGCGTGGTCCTCTAACATCAACCAGGAAGACCCCGAATTCTTTGAACGTCTGGCGCAGGCGCAAAAACCGCGTTTTCTGTGGATTGGCTGTTCCGACAGCCGCGTGCCTGCCGAACGTCTGACCGGGATGGAGCCGGGAGAACTGTTCGTGCATCGCAATGTGGCCAACCTGGTGATACACACCGATCTGAACTGTCTGTCAGTGGTGCAGTACGCCGTTGACGTCCTGCAGGTCGAACATATCATCATCTGCGGCCACCTGGGCTGCGGCGGCGTGCAGGCGGCGGTCGAAAACCCGGAACTGGGGCTGATCAACAACTGGCTGCTGCATATCCGCGATCTGTGGTACAAGCATAGCCCGCAACTGGAAAAACTCGAAAAGGAAGAGTGTCTCAACGCCCTTTGCGAAATCAACGTGATCGAGCAGGTGCATAACCTGGGCCACTCCACCATCATGCAGTCCGCCTGGCAGCGCGGCCAGAAAGTGATGATTCACGGCTGGGTATATGGCATTCAGGACGGGCGTCTGCGCGATCTGGACGTTACGGCGACCAGCCGCGAAAGCCTGGAGCTGGGCTATAACAAAGGCATTTCGACGCTGTTGCAGAGTAAAGGCTTACAGCAGCCGTAA
- the cueO gene encoding multicopper oxidase CueO, with amino-acid sequence MLRRDFIKFTAALGAASALPLWSRAAWAADLPALPIPPLLMPDAQGKLALALQTGEMNWLPQAATKTWGVNGALLGPAVRLQRGKPVTVDINNQLPEASTVHWHGLEIPGDVDGGPQALIAPGTTRTVHFTIDQPAATCWFHPHTHGKTGHQVMMGLGGLVLLEDEESGKLPLPKTWGKDDIPVILQDKRLGKDAQIEYQLDIMSAAVGWFGDRMFTNGAQYPQHIAPRGWLRLRFLNGCNARSLQLATSDRRPLYVIASDGGFLGEPVKLTELPMLMGERFEVLVDASDGKPFDIVTLPVQQMGMTLAPFDRPLPVLHIQPSLAQGIKSMPDSLVKLPALPAAAGVQQREFRLMMDPKLDMLGMKALMDRYGHQAMAGMSMDHGSMGHGAPESGDKMAGMDHGKMDHGNMAGMDHGKMDHSKMAGMKHGEQPYDFSHGNTINGKAFDMSKPMFAAKRGQYEKWVISGEGDMMLHPFHIHGTQFRILSENGKPPAAHRAGWKDTVRVEGARSEVLVQFNHEASAEHAYMAHCHLLEHEDTGMMMGFTVA; translated from the coding sequence ATGTTACGTCGTGATTTTATTAAGTTTACCGCTGCGCTGGGCGCGGCCAGCGCATTACCGCTCTGGAGCCGGGCCGCCTGGGCGGCCGATCTGCCCGCGCTGCCGATACCGCCGCTGCTGATGCCGGATGCGCAAGGAAAGCTGGCGCTGGCGCTGCAGACCGGCGAGATGAACTGGCTGCCGCAGGCGGCGACCAAAACCTGGGGCGTCAACGGCGCTCTGCTGGGGCCGGCGGTGCGTTTGCAGCGCGGCAAGCCGGTGACGGTCGATATCAACAACCAACTGCCGGAAGCCAGCACCGTACACTGGCACGGGCTGGAAATTCCCGGCGACGTCGACGGCGGCCCACAGGCGCTGATCGCGCCGGGCACTACCCGCACCGTACATTTCACCATTGACCAGCCGGCGGCCACCTGCTGGTTCCACCCGCATACGCACGGCAAAACCGGCCATCAGGTGATGATGGGGCTGGGGGGGCTGGTGCTGCTGGAAGATGAAGAGAGCGGCAAGCTGCCGCTGCCGAAAACCTGGGGTAAGGACGATATCCCGGTGATTTTGCAGGATAAACGCCTGGGCAAAGATGCGCAGATTGAGTATCAGCTCGATATCATGAGCGCGGCGGTGGGCTGGTTTGGCGACCGCATGTTTACCAACGGCGCGCAGTATCCGCAGCACATCGCGCCGCGCGGTTGGCTGCGCCTGCGTTTTCTTAACGGGTGTAACGCGCGCTCGCTGCAGCTGGCGACCAGCGATCGGCGCCCGCTGTATGTGATCGCCAGCGACGGCGGCTTCCTCGGTGAGCCGGTGAAGCTGACGGAACTGCCGATGCTGATGGGCGAACGGTTTGAGGTGCTGGTTGACGCCAGCGACGGTAAACCGTTTGATATCGTCACGCTGCCGGTACAGCAGATGGGCATGACGCTGGCGCCGTTCGATCGGCCGCTGCCGGTGCTGCACATTCAGCCATCGCTGGCGCAGGGGATTAAATCCATGCCGGACAGCCTGGTGAAACTGCCGGCGCTGCCTGCCGCCGCCGGCGTACAGCAGCGTGAGTTCCGTCTGATGATGGATCCAAAGCTGGATATGCTGGGGATGAAAGCGCTGATGGACCGCTACGGCCATCAGGCGATGGCCGGCATGAGCATGGATCACGGCAGCATGGGCCACGGCGCACCGGAGAGCGGCGACAAGATGGCCGGTATGGATCACGGCAAGATGGATCACGGCAACATGGCCGGTATGGATCATGGCAAGATGGACCACAGCAAGATGGCGGGGATGAAGCACGGCGAGCAGCCGTATGATTTCAGCCACGGTAATACCATCAACGGCAAGGCGTTTGATATGAGCAAGCCGATGTTCGCCGCCAAGCGCGGACAGTATGAGAAGTGGGTCATCTCCGGTGAAGGCGACATGATGCTGCATCCTTTCCACATTCACGGCACCCAGTTCCGTATTTTGAGTGAAAACGGCAAGCCGCCGGCGGCGCATCGCGCTGGCTGGAAGGACACGGTGCGGGTGGAAGGCGCGCGCAGTGAAGTGCTGGTGCAGTTCAACCATGAAGCCAGCGCGGAGCACGCCTATATGGCGCACTGCCACCTGTTGGAGCATGAAGATACCGGCATGATGATGGGCTTTACCGTCGCCTGA
- the hpt gene encoding hypoxanthine phosphoribosyltransferase: MKHTVEVMISEQEVKTRIAELGRQITENYRDSGSDMVLVGLLRGSFMFMADLCRTIEVSHEVDFMTASSYGSGMSTTRDVKILKDLDEDIRGKDVLIVEDIIDSGNTLNKVREILALRGPKSLAICTLLDKPERREVDVPVEYVGFSIPDEFVVGYGIDYAQRYRHLPYVGKVVLLDE; encoded by the coding sequence ATGAAACACACTGTAGAAGTAATGATTTCCGAGCAGGAAGTTAAGACCCGAATCGCCGAACTTGGCCGCCAGATCACCGAAAATTACCGCGACAGCGGCAGCGATATGGTGCTGGTCGGGCTGCTGCGCGGCTCATTTATGTTTATGGCCGACCTGTGCCGCACCATTGAGGTGTCGCATGAGGTTGATTTCATGACCGCCTCCAGCTACGGCAGCGGCATGTCCACCACCCGCGACGTGAAAATCCTCAAAGATCTGGATGAAGACATCCGCGGCAAAGACGTGCTGATCGTGGAAGATATTATTGATTCCGGCAATACGCTGAACAAAGTGCGCGAGATTCTGGCGCTGCGCGGCCCGAAATCACTGGCGATCTGTACGCTGCTGGATAAACCGGAGCGTCGTGAAGTGGATGTGCCGGTAGAGTACGTCGGTTTCTCTATTCCGGACGAGTTTGTGGTCGGCTACGGCATCGACTATGCCCAGCGCTACCGCCATCTGCCGTATGTCGGCAAAGTGGTGCTGCTCGACGAATAA
- a CDS encoding DUF3289 family protein yields the protein MTALMFPCTVFETQKRMDDYGAEDMRSGDLTAGQLKTQFRLTDISTKVEPYTLRRLAAFGGRSSMFRPPAAGGPVGRQECARILFDEFRELSATFALYGPYRHLIGKMINHMQYGNGTPFRDALLDQALKEHILNDRTDESSLIRIRDTLKTYINKDRKIYPSGDFDKINSIIRGSKLPKFDRFQDNFNGMGITVHDTWATHIKIKSLKINDAGYLAVVNYKVQDHFGLDAEDVLKFKFHQFRFFRIWFVLQRYNQFGFKPFMTNMEVDIHVKEMI from the coding sequence ATGACGGCATTAATGTTCCCCTGTACGGTATTCGAGACCCAAAAACGGATGGATGACTACGGAGCGGAGGATATGCGCAGCGGCGACCTGACGGCTGGCCAGTTAAAGACGCAGTTTCGTTTAACGGACATCTCTACCAAGGTAGAGCCGTACACGCTGAGGCGGCTCGCCGCTTTTGGCGGCCGGTCGTCAATGTTCAGGCCGCCGGCTGCGGGTGGGCCGGTAGGGCGTCAGGAATGCGCCCGGATACTGTTTGATGAGTTCCGGGAACTGTCAGCGACCTTTGCGCTATACGGCCCGTATCGGCATTTGATTGGCAAGATGATCAACCATATGCAATACGGTAACGGCACGCCGTTTCGGGATGCGTTGTTAGACCAGGCGCTGAAGGAGCATATTCTTAATGATAGGACTGACGAGAGTTCATTAATAAGAATAAGGGATACATTAAAAACATATATTAACAAGGATAGGAAAATATACCCATCCGGAGATTTTGATAAAATAAACTCAATCATACGTGGGAGTAAACTTCCTAAGTTTGATCGGTTCCAGGATAACTTTAATGGCATGGGGATTACAGTTCATGATACATGGGCTACACATATAAAAATAAAGTCTTTAAAGATAAATGACGCTGGTTATTTAGCTGTGGTGAACTACAAAGTACAAGATCACTTCGGTTTGGATGCAGAGGATGTTTTAAAATTCAAATTTCATCAGTTTCGTTTTTTTCGCATCTGGTTTGTACTTCAGCGCTATAATCAATTTGGTTTCAAACCTTTCATGACAAATATGGAAGTTGATATCCATGTTAAGGAGATGATATGA
- the panC gene encoding pantoate--beta-alanine ligase produces the protein MLIIQTLPLLRQHIRRYRQEGKRIALVPTMGNLHDGHMTLIDEARARGDIVVVSIFVNPMQFDRPEDLTNYPRTLQEDCEKLTRNNVDLVFAPAPAEVYPQGLGEQTFVEVPGISAMLEGASRPGHFRGVSTIVSKLFNLVQPDLACFGEKDYQQLALIRKMVADMGYDIEIVGVPTVRAKDGLALSSRNGYLTADERKKAPQLSRIMQALAERLGNGERQIDELLTQTAEQLRNAGFTPDELFIRDADSLQPLGTDSRRAVVLMAAWLGKARLIDNQQVDLTE, from the coding sequence ATGTTAATTATTCAAACCCTGCCGCTGCTGCGCCAGCATATTCGCCGCTATCGTCAGGAAGGAAAACGCATCGCGCTGGTGCCGACCATGGGCAATCTGCACGACGGTCATATGACGCTGATCGACGAGGCCCGCGCCCGCGGCGATATCGTGGTGGTCAGCATCTTCGTCAATCCGATGCAGTTCGACCGGCCGGAAGATCTGACCAACTACCCGCGCACCCTACAGGAAGACTGCGAGAAGCTGACCCGCAACAACGTCGATCTGGTGTTTGCGCCGGCGCCGGCGGAGGTCTATCCGCAAGGGTTGGGCGAGCAGACCTTCGTCGAAGTCCCCGGCATTTCCGCAATGCTGGAGGGCGCCAGCCGTCCCGGCCATTTCCGCGGCGTGTCGACCATCGTCAGCAAACTGTTCAACCTGGTGCAGCCGGATCTGGCCTGCTTCGGCGAGAAAGACTACCAGCAGCTGGCGCTGATTCGCAAAATGGTGGCCGATATGGGTTATGACATCGAGATCGTCGGCGTGCCGACCGTGCGCGCCAAAGACGGCCTGGCGCTCAGCTCGCGCAACGGTTATCTGACGGCGGACGAACGCAAGAAGGCGCCGCAGCTCAGCCGCATCATGCAGGCGCTGGCCGAACGGCTGGGCAACGGCGAGCGGCAGATTGATGAACTGCTGACGCAGACCGCCGAGCAACTGCGCAACGCCGGCTTCACCCCGGACGAGCTGTTTATCCGCGACGCCGACAGCCTGCAGCCGCTCGGCACCGACAGCCGGCGCGCGGTGGTGCTGATGGCCGCCTGGCTGGGCAAGGCCCGGCTGATTGATAATCAGCAGGTCGACCTGACCGAGTAA
- the panD gene encoding aspartate 1-decarboxylase, which produces MIRTMLQGKLHRVKVTQADLHYEGSCAIDQDFLDAAGILEYEAIDIYNVDNGQRFSTYAIAAERGSRIISVNGAAARCACVGDLLIICSYVQMSDADARQHHPKVAYFEGDNQLQRKAKAVPVQVA; this is translated from the coding sequence ATGATACGTACTATGCTGCAAGGCAAACTGCACCGGGTAAAAGTCACCCAGGCAGACCTGCATTATGAAGGCTCCTGCGCCATCGACCAGGATTTTCTGGATGCCGCCGGCATTCTGGAATATGAAGCTATCGATATTTATAACGTTGATAACGGTCAGCGTTTTTCGACCTACGCCATCGCCGCCGAACGCGGCTCGCGCATTATTTCCGTCAACGGCGCGGCGGCCCGCTGCGCCTGCGTCGGCGATCTGCTGATTATCTGCTCTTACGTGCAGATGAGCGATGCCGATGCCCGCCAGCATCACCCGAAAGTCGCCTACTTTGAGGGCGATAACCAGCTGCAGCGCAAAGCAAAAGCGGTGCCGGTACAGGTTGCCTGA
- the speE gene encoding polyamine aminopropyltransferase, whose protein sequence is MAQKEIWYETLHDSFGQYFAVEKELYREKTEHQDLVIFENAVLGRVMALDGVVQTTERDEFIYHEMMTHVPLLAHGQAKKVLIIGGGDGGMLREVSRHRGVEQITMVEIDAGVVEFCRQYLPNHNAGAYDDPRFKLVIDDGVNFVNQTDEKFDVIISDCTDPIGPGESLFTSAFYEGCARCLNENGIFVAQNGVCFLQQDEAVNSHTRLSHYFQDVSFYQAAIPTYYGGIMTFAWASQNPALRQLDLATLQQRFNQSGLHCRYYNPAVHSGSFALPQYLLNALANAPA, encoded by the coding sequence ATGGCCCAAAAAGAAATTTGGTATGAAACGCTGCACGACAGCTTTGGTCAGTACTTCGCGGTAGAGAAAGAGCTGTACCGTGAAAAAACCGAGCATCAGGATCTGGTGATCTTTGAAAACGCAGTGTTAGGACGCGTGATGGCGCTCGACGGCGTGGTGCAGACCACCGAACGCGACGAGTTCATCTACCACGAGATGATGACTCACGTACCGCTGCTGGCCCACGGCCAGGCGAAGAAAGTATTGATCATCGGCGGCGGCGACGGCGGTATGCTGCGTGAAGTCAGCCGCCACCGCGGCGTTGAGCAGATCACCATGGTGGAAATTGATGCCGGCGTGGTGGAGTTCTGCCGCCAGTACCTGCCCAACCACAACGCCGGCGCCTACGACGACCCGCGTTTCAAACTGGTGATCGACGACGGCGTTAACTTCGTTAATCAGACCGATGAAAAATTCGATGTGATTATCTCCGACTGCACCGACCCGATCGGCCCCGGCGAAAGCCTGTTTACCTCGGCATTCTATGAAGGCTGCGCCCGCTGCCTGAATGAGAACGGCATTTTCGTCGCGCAGAACGGCGTCTGCTTCCTGCAGCAGGATGAGGCCGTCAACAGCCACACCCGGTTAAGCCACTATTTCCAGGACGTCAGCTTTTATCAGGCGGCAATCCCGACCTATTACGGCGGCATTATGACCTTTGCCTGGGCCAGCCAGAACCCGGCGCTGCGTCAGCTTGACCTCGCCACGCTGCAACAGCGCTTTAACCAAAGCGGTTTACACTGCCGTTATTACAACCCGGCGGTCCACAGCGGCAGCTTTGCCTTGCCGCAATACCTGCTCAATGCCCTGGCCAACGCACCGGCATAA